The sequence GACAAAAACTATATCACCATCTTCGTTCTCAGCCGTCGTGAATATAAAAACTTGTTTATGATCACTGGCCAATTTTGTAAGGTTCGGTGGTGATGCAGGATTTTTTCTCGTAATGTATTGCTTTGCTTCTGCGTAGTCGGTAGAAACATAAGAGGTGTAGTTTCCGTCTTGATCTATCGAAAAAATTCGTCTAGGAAATGGTGGATTGACTGCAGTTATTGGTGGACTAATTGCTAAAAGCTCGGTATCATTTCCGGAAGAAATATCCTCTAAAGCGTATATAGCATTACTAGGCAAAGATTTGTCGGTCACTGCGAGTTTATAGTCTGTAATAGAGTTTTCAATAACCTCATTTTTTTCGTTGCGTTGAGCGACGCCATCATCACCTTGAGTTGGCGTAAAGAATTTTTCGTTAAATTTTAGATCGAGTCCTTTAATTTGAAATTGAATAGGAGAATCTAAGTCTCCAGATATTGGGTCGTTATTGTTGTTATAAATTTTCAAGTTTATGGCTTCCCGTCCTGTTTGTGGATTAACGTATCCAAACTCATTAGACATAATCATAGATTCCTTATCCACTAGAACTTGCATTGCAGAAGTGAATGTTGGAAGAGAAGTTGATACCATTGCGGCTGCCATTAACATTGCTAATTTCTGACGTAGTTTCATTTGTATATCCCCCCATATGTGCAAAATCAATGTGAGCGTAAGGCTCTCTTGATATATTTTATTTTTTATATTTAGCAATAAATGTGTGATACATCTGCTATAATTGAAATTATATAAGATACTGCAGAAAAAGTCAATGAATGACAATAAAACGTAATTATCATGTAATTAAATGTAATGAAAAGTGTTTTAAAGTTAAAAAAAGAGGAGAACATATAGTTCTCCCGAGTAGCAAATGAATTAATTCAGATAGAAAATACTAAAAACTAAGATGATAAAAATTAATTACTAAATGTTGCGATACTAGTAGCATTATCCCAGTGAACAGTTAAGCCTAAAGATTCTGCGATAGGTCTAATCGGTGCATACGCACGATTGTCGGATCCGATAGTCATAGCTTCACCCATAATGACAGGGTTACCGTTTACTGTAAGAATTTTTGAACCATTCTTAACGGTTACTAAAGTTGAACCAGGCTCGGCAATTTTTCCGTTGGTAATGGTGATGGTCATAACATCAAATTCATCGTGACCATATTTAATTTGATCTTCGTCTATTCCAAAGAATGATGCGATATCACGCACGCCAATCATAGACCAGCCAGAAGTTGTGATATAAGGCCGAGAGGTCATAGCAACAGGTGTTCCGTTTACTGTAGTTCTACCAGATTTGAAGTCTACTTTAGAAACAGTGGATATTTTCTCTTTCTCTGGCTCAATATTTTCTCCGATATGCAAATAGTCTTGATATTCTAAGTCGCTATCCCCAGAAAAATCAATGGCATCGCCCCTAATTGTGAGATCATAGGCACCTCTAGGCGTACCAGCCCAAATGTCATACTCGATATTTTCGATGGTAATGGTTCCAGGGATATCGTCAGATTCTTCGGTGATGGTAATTGTGAGTGTACCTTCTTTGCCATCAAAGTCTGTATCGATTTCAAGCCCGGACTGTTCATCGGTAAATACATTTCCGTCATCAAATGATCTGCTATCAAGTCCGATATCTTCTAATTCGATGATGATTTCATGCCCATCCCTAAACATTTCTGCGGCAGTTTCTTTGAGAACAATCTTGCCGGTTTTTTGTTCTTTAACACCTAGGTCGAGATAGACAGGTTCGGCCGTGACGGTGAAAGGCGTTTTAATATTACCAACAACTACGGTTTTTTCTTCGTCTTTAAAGTTATCGCTTTCGACAGTAACGGTCATATCACCTGCCTTTGTACCAGCATTGGCGCGTACTTTAAGCTCAAAAGTAAGCTCTTCTAATATTTGGTGCCATTTTGCATCAGCGTTAGCTGTATCTTCTTGGAAATATATTCCTTCGCAAGCATCGTAAAGTTCATCGAGATCTAAAGTATATTCTTCATCATCATCATGACTGAATATTTTTTGGTCATCATTTTGAACTTCGCCACCTTCAAATTTAAAAGTTATGCTTTCTAAGTTGTCTTTCAAATCTGGGTCCAGTTTTCCGTTATTCAATTTGAAGAAGAATTCGTCTCTTGGGTTGATAGCACCGCCTACGATTTCTTGAATGGCAATTTCTATTGTATCAGAATCTTGACCAGCATAAAGTTCGGCTTCATCAAGTATCTCTACCAAAACATTGTCGTCTATTACTTCTGCAATGGTCAATGTTTCTTGTATTTCATCTGCATCTTTGAAATCAAGATGACCAACTTTGTCGCCTTCCTCGAGGCTGTCTGGGTCAACTTGAGTTATTGACAATTCGACGTCTCCAAGAGAAAGCTCGGTATGTCTAGATTCAAGTTCAATTGGCAAATTATGAAATTCGATGCCGCCCTCATATTTACGGTTGATGCCCGTTGTACGATTAGTTTCATCAATAATTCTAAGTACGACTTCATTATGTTCTGCGGCAAGAATTTCTACTTGAATATAGTTATCAAAGCCTCTTAAACCTCCAGTTAGTTGAATATGACCTGCAAGAGCACCGGGTTCGCCATCTTTGGTTATATTGCCGGTATCGGAATCAATAGTAGCTTTTTCGTTCCATAATCTGTCACCTTCACGTAAATCAAATGCAAGATCGCTATCACTGAGTTGAAGATGGAAAATCGCACCATCTGTACCTTGGTCTAAAATGTCTGGCATATCGATACTATAGTCATCTGTGGAAAATTCTCCATCGAACACAAATTCTTGATTTTCTTCTATTTCGAAGATACCCAATTCGCCTTTGCCATCCACTGAGAGTTGACCGTCGCGTTTAAGATTGATATCTGCAATATCGCCACTAACTTCGGGATTGGAGCTAATAACTAATTTGTTGCTATAGATTTCTTTACCATCTACATCAAGAGCAGGTGCCTTGCCAGAAACCCTAAAGGCTACGGGTACATAAAGACGTTCATTTAATCCTTTACTAAAGTTTTGGTAAAACTCAACATCTAAAACGGAGTCGTCGCCATAGTTGTCTCTAAATATTGTAAAATCTTTAAGATAGAGTTGAGTATTAGGTAGGTCGGTTGTAAAAGTGAAATCGGTTTTACCAGCAGTAATTAACCCTGACATGTCACCAGCATTGGGATTAAATGGTGTGATACTGCCGGTATTGCGTACGAAATCAGTTTTTCCATTATTTGGAACTACGTTGATATAAAGTGGTTCTTTGTCAACACCAAATGGTATTTTTTTACTCTCTTTTGGAGCGACTTTTTGAAACATAAATATTTCAGTAACATTACCAGCGGGGTTTTGGATATAGTTAGTATTAGGAGTAGAATCTCGAAGATAGGACTTTCGTTGTGCATATGGTATTGATACATATGAGGTATAGTTACCGTCCTTATCAATTGCAAAAATTCTATCTGCGTAGCCAACATATGAAGCATTTTTACCAGTTAATTCACCATCGGTGAGATCGGAGTCTTTTGAATAATCTGTGAGTGCGTACACCGTATCGTTGGTGATGCCCTCATAATCATTTAAGGTAACATCCTCAGAAAAAGTATTGTCCCCTTTTGTTTCTGCATAAAGTTTTTCGTCGAATTTGATGTCTAGTCCTTTAATTTGAAATTGTATAGGAGAGTCGTGACTGGCTTTCATAGGGTCATTGTTGTTATTATTGATCTGTAAATTGATTGCCTCTTTGTCAGCGGCAGTGTTCATGTATCCGAACTCATTAGACATAAGCATAGATTCTTTGTTTACTAAAATTTGTATTGCGCTGGTGAGTGTAGGCATTGTGGAAGTTATTATAGTTGCTGCCATTAGCATTGCTAATTTCTGACGTAATTTCATTTTTATATCCCCCTATTTTTATCTATATATGTTGTATGATTAGTATGTCAAGCCAAAAGACCAGTTATTTTGCAGTGGATGCTTTTGGCTTCTTCTTTGGCTTTTATATTTAGGGTAGCAGTTATGTGTCTTGCTTGCTGCTACATTTAGAATTATATAATATATAGCGCAAAAAGTCAATAAACGGAGATATTTTGTAATTTTTGCGTAATAATGTGTCGTTGTGTTACATAATAAAATAGGGACTATAAAGGGGTTATGTAAAATAAAGATTTATACCGTAATATTATGTGTAACAAAAAAAGAGCCGAAGCTCTCTGAGTATTAATTTGAAAATGTTGCGATACTATTTATTCCGTCCCAAGATACAGTGAGGCCTAATGCTTCTGCTATAGGTTTGATAGGTGCATAAGCTCGGTTGTCGGAACCGATAGTCATGGCTTCGCCCATTATCACCGGATTTCCGTTTACAGTTAAAATTTTAGAACCATGTTTTACAGTGACAAGCGTAGAGCCTGCTTCTGCTATTTTTACAGATGTTGTTTCGTCTTCGATGTATTCAACCATTTCATCGGAGTCATAGCGCTGGTCTTTGGCATCATCTTCCATGTCATTGTAAGTTCTGTAGTATGATTTGTAAATAGCATATCATATTAAAATGAACAAGCAATAAAAAAAGAGCCGGAGCCCTCTAAGTATTAATTTGAAAATGTTGCGATACTATTTATTCCGTCCCAAGATACAGTGAGTCCTAATGCTTCTGCTATAGGTCTGATAGGTGCATAAGCTCGGTTGTCGGAGCCGATAGTCATGGCTTCGCCCATTATCACTGGATTTCCGTTTACAGTTAAAATTTTAGAACCATGTTTTACAGTGACAAGCGTAGAGCCTGCTTCTGCTATTTTGCCGTTTCGAATTGTAACAGTCATAACATTATTTTCGTCATGTCCAAATGAAATTTGTTCTTCTGGGATTCCGAAGAATAGAGCAAGGTCGCGAACGCCGATCATCGACCATCCTGTAGGGGTGATATATGGTCTAGAGGTCATAGCCACTCGAGTACCATTTACTGTTGTGGAGCCAGATCTAAAGTTTACGATTGTTTTTATTTGTGTTTTTTCGACTTCTGGATTTTCGCCAGTGCCAACAGTTAAATAATCTGCTATTTTTACAGATGTTGTTTCGTCTTCGATGTATTCAACCATTTCATCGGAGTCGTAGCGCTGATCTTTGGCATCATCTTCCATGTCATTGTAAGTTTTATTAGCATGGTCAAGAGCATCACCGCTGATAAATAAATTATATTCGCCTCTAGGTGTTCCTGCCCAAATGTCAAATTCTAGATCTGAAACTATAATTTGTCCAGGAACATCATCGGATTCTTCTTCTATTGTAAGTATAATTAGACCGTCTTTTATGGAAATATCGGCGTCGATTCCGGAATTAGCATCGAAGTTAACCTCCGCATCAACGATATGTTGGTCTTCCAAACCTATGATAATTTCATGACCATCGAGTAACATTTCTTCTTGAGTTTCTTTGATAATAATATTTCCAGTACGTTGCTCTTTAAGTCCGATATCGAGGTAAATAGGTTCTGCTTCTATTACAAATGGACGCGTAACATTTCCGACTACAAACGTAACTTCCTCATCAGCTAGGTTGTCGCTTTCGATGGTAAGTGTAATATTTCCTGCATCTGCATCTGCATCAGCTCCAAGTTCTAGCTCAAAAGTGAGAGATTCAAGGATTTCGTACCAAGCTTCTTCGTCGTCTTCTTCGAAATACGTACCTTCGCAAGCATCATAGAGATTATCAAGGTCTAATATATATTCGTCGCCATCTTTTAGCAATACATTTGCGTCAACATTGTCTATAGACCCAGAATCAAACTCAAACTCAATGTCAATGTCATCATCTTCGTTTGTGACAACATAAGCATTATCAAATCGAAGATAGAACTCATCTCTAAGGTTGATAGATCCGCCAACAAGCTCGCGCAACGTAATTTCAATTTTGTCAGTAGTTTGACCAGCAACAAGTTCAGCTTCTTCGTCGATGCTAATTAGAACATCATCAGAATTTATTTTGGCAATAGTAAAGGTTTCGTCCGCACCGCGTGCATTGCTAAAGTCAACGTCATCAACTTGGCCGTTATTTTCAAAGTGGACATTATCGACTTCTGTTACGATCATTTCTAGATCGCCTTCTTTTAGTTCATCATGTCTAGAGCTGATTTCGATTGGAAGATTGACAAATTCGAAGCCACCTTCATAGTTACGAGTTTTTTCTGAATGCAGTGATTCGTCGATAATTCTAATAACCAATTCTTCGTCTTGTACACCAAGAACTTCGACCTGAATATAGTCTTCATAACCACGGAATCCACCGGTTAATTGAATGTACTGAGCAAGAGCACCCTCTCTGCCAGGTTCATTATTGGCTGGGTCAGGTTTTAAATCCCAATACCTATCGCCTTCTGATAAACCATCAAATGCTAGCTTGCTGTTTTTAAGTTGGATATGATATGTGCGTCCATCTTTTGCGGCTTCTAAGTCTTCTCTAATTTCATCATTAGAACGATCATTGGTCGCAGTAAATTCACCATTAAAGACAAACATTAGAGTTTCTTCGATTTCGAATGAACCGAGATTACCTTTGCCGTCAATAGAAAGATGTCCTAAATCTTTATCATGTATATCGACGCTATGTTCGCTGATGGTGGTATTAGAGGATAAAGCAACATCCCAGCCGATTGTGAAGTAGCCGGTTTCGTCATGAAGTCTAATGGAAGGTTTTGGTCCCGTAACTCTAAATGCTAGTGGCACATACATTCTTTGGGTTACGGCATTTGTGCCTAAGCGGTTATAGATCGCCATCTCTAATGTTTTGGCATCGCCATATTGGTCGCGGTACAATGTATATTCTTTGATATATGCTCTAGTTCCTGTGCCCTGTCCACCAAGTGGTGCAAAGATATCTTCTCCAAATTGGTCATATACGTTCCAGTCATCGATGGAATCTTCGTTATAGAGAGCAATTGGTTGAGGTTCGTCATCGTTTATTACTAATTTATCACGTGTAGATGAACTATGTTCTTTGTCTCCACTAGGGTCTTTGATCATATTTAAAAAAACGCTTTCGCCTGTGTCGATGGTATCACCGTCGTCATTATTGTCTTTCGATGCAAGTCCAAACAAATAAATTTCATCGCCTGAGTTAAGGTAGTTTTTATAATTGTTGCGTATGCCCGCATATTCCATTGATACATACGATGTATAATTGCCATCTTCATCGATAGTGAATAATCTATGAGGATACATATGCTTGCCAGAGGAATCATTACTACCTCCGGGTCCTGCTTCTGAGCCACTAGTTAAATCTGATGCAAGCTGACGATCGTTGCGTTTTGAATTATCCGCAAGAGCGTAGGGGTATTTACGATTTAGTGGTTCGGGATCTTTATAATCATAAGAAGAAAGCATTGTATCATATTGTAATGTATATCCATCGAGATCCTTGTAAGTTTCTTGAAATAGGTTTTCATCAAAAGAAATATCCTTGGAAGTAATCTCTACAATAGCAGGCAAGTGACTTTCTTGGAGAGGATATAAATCACTGCTATTATTTCTGATTTGCAAATTGATGGCTTGGTTTTGCGCTGGATATATATCGCCATCTTCTTCTTGGTAATAACCGTATTTATTGTACTCACTGTCGGTGGTCATCGATTCCTTGACGACATCAACAATAACGGCACGAGTTATAACGGGTGTAGCAGAAGTGACCATAGCTGCCGCCATAACCATTGCTAATTTCTGACGTAGTTTCATTTTAAATCCCCCTTAATATTATGCGTACTAGAACTTTCTTTTGCCAAAAGCAAGTTAAAAATATAATAAAAAAATATATATGCTTTTGGATTTTCTTTGGCTTTTATATTTAACATAATTATGAGATATTCTCAATCTACCCCTAGAATTATATTATAAGCGTTATAAATAGTCAACAAAAAATGTCAATTCGTAACTATAATGTAACTAATTGTACCGATATTACACAAATAAGTCAAAAAAGTCCAAGATTTGCCATAAATATTTCATTGCTATTGCTTGATTTATTGAAGTAATTTTATGAAAAAATACCATTGTACAAATTTTAAAGAAATATAATCATTGCCATATAGTGGCATAGAGACTTGATTATCATAAAAAAAGACAAAAAAAGAGGGAGCAACTAATCTCCCTTGTGAGTTATAGTATTAATTTTGGAATGTTGCTGTACTGGTGGCGTTGTTCCAATCTACAGTTAATCCAAGTGCTTCGGCGATTGGTCTGATAGGAGCATAGGCACGGTTATCAGAGCCGATAGTCATTGGTTCACCCATAATTACAGGAGTTCCGTTTACCATAAGAATTTTTGATCCATGTTTAACAGTTACAAGGGTGGATCCTGGAGCTCCGATTGGCCCGTTTGTAATAGTTACGTTCATAACATTGTTTTCGTCATGACCATATGCGATTTGCTGTTCATCTATTCCAAAGAATGTTGCAATATCACGTACACCGATCATTGACCATCCTGCAGGAGTGATATAAGGTCTGGATGTCATAGAAACACGTTGACCATTTACTGTAGTTGTGCCTGATCTAAAGTCAACAACTGTAACAACTTTAGGAGTTTCTGGTTCTGTTGCTTCGGCGCCAACGGTCAAATAATCTGCAACAGTGATATCAGATTCATCTACAAACGCATCAAAAATATCGTCTTCGTCTTTGTCATTATCATCATAGAGTTGATCATAAGTACTGTTAGAGAATTCTACAGCGTTACCACCGATATATAAGTCGTAACCGCCTCTTGGAGTGCCTGCCCAAATGTCGAAAACGATATTTTCTATCGTAATTGTACCAGGTCCGTCATCAGATTCGTCTGTAATTTCTAGAACAAGTAAACCGTCTTCAAAGTTGGCATCAACGTCTAGTCCAGAGTTTTTGTCGGTATAAACGTCTGCATCGTCAAAGGTTTTGTTGCTAGAGCCAAGATCTTCGATAGCTAGGATAATTTCGGTGCCATCTTTGAACATTTCTTCATCAGTTTCTGTGAAGGTAATTTTGC is a genomic window of Candidatus Epulonipiscium viviparus containing:
- a CDS encoding copper amine oxidase N-terminal domain-containing protein, which codes for MKLRQKLAMLMAATIITSTMPTLTSAIQILVNKESMLMSNEFGYMNTAADKEAINLQINNNNNDPMKASHDSPIQFQIKGLDIKFDEKLYAETKGDNTFSEDVTLNDYEGITNDTVYALTDYSKDSDLTDGELTGKNASYVGYADRIFAIDKDGNYTSYVSIPYAQRKSYLRDSTPNTNYIQNPAGNVTEIFMFQKVAPKESKKIPFGVDKEPLYINVVPNNGKTDFVRNTGSITPFNPNAGDMSGLITAGKTDFTFTTDLPNTQLYLKDFTIFRDNYGDDSVLDVEFYQNFSKGLNERLYVPVAFRVSGKAPALDVDGKEIYSNKLVISSNPEVSGDIADINLKRDGQLSVDGKGELGIFEIEENQEFVFDGEFSTDDYSIDMPDILDQGTDGAIFHLQLSDSDLAFDLREGDRLWNEKATIDSDTGNITKDGEPGALAGHIQLTGGLRGFDNYIQVEILAAEHNEVVLRIIDETNRTTGINRKYEGGIEFHNLPIELESRHTELSLGDVELSITQVDPDSLEEGDKVGHLDFKDADEIQETLTIAEVIDDNVLVEILDEAELYAGQDSDTIEIAIQEIVGGAINPRDEFFFKLNNGKLDPDLKDNLESITFKFEGGEVQNDDQKIFSHDDDEEYTLDLDELYDACEGIYFQEDTANADAKWHQILEELTFELKVRANAGTKAGDMTVTVESDNFKDEEKTVVVGNIKTPFTVTAEPVYLDLGVKEQKTGKIVLKETAAEMFRDGHEIIIELEDIGLDSRSFDDGNVFTDEQSGLEIDTDFDGKEGTLTITITEESDDIPGTITIENIEYDIWAGTPRGAYDLTIRGDAIDFSGDSDLEYQDYLHIGENIEPEKEKISTVSKVDFKSGRTTVNGTPVAMTSRPYITTSGWSMIGVRDIASFFGIDEDQIKYGHDEFDVMTITITNGKIAEPGSTLVTVKNGSKILTVNGNPVIMGEAMTIGSDNRAYAPIRPIAESLGLTVHWDNATSIATFSN
- a CDS encoding stalk domain-containing protein; this encodes MEDDAKDQRYDSDEMVEYIEDETTSVKIAEAGSTLVTVKHGSKILTVNGNPVIMGEAMTIGSDNRAYAPIKPIAEALGLTVSWDGINSIATFSN
- a CDS encoding copper amine oxidase N-terminal domain-containing protein, which gives rise to MKLRQKLAMVMAAAMVTSATPVITRAVIVDVVKESMTTDSEYNKYGYYQEEDGDIYPAQNQAINLQIRNNSSDLYPLQESHLPAIVEITSKDISFDENLFQETYKDLDGYTLQYDTMLSSYDYKDPEPLNRKYPYALADNSKRNDRQLASDLTSGSEAGPGGSNDSSGKHMYPHRLFTIDEDGNYTSYVSMEYAGIRNNYKNYLNSGDEIYLFGLASKDNNDDGDTIDTGESVFLNMIKDPSGDKEHSSSTRDKLVINDDEPQPIALYNEDSIDDWNVYDQFGEDIFAPLGGQGTGTRAYIKEYTLYRDQYGDAKTLEMAIYNRLGTNAVTQRMYVPLAFRVTGPKPSIRLHDETGYFTIGWDVALSSNTTISEHSVDIHDKDLGHLSIDGKGNLGSFEIEETLMFVFNGEFTATNDRSNDEIREDLEAAKDGRTYHIQLKNSKLAFDGLSEGDRYWDLKPDPANNEPGREGALAQYIQLTGGFRGYEDYIQVEVLGVQDEELVIRIIDESLHSEKTRNYEGGFEFVNLPIEISSRHDELKEGDLEMIVTEVDNVHFENNGQVDDVDFSNARGADETFTIAKINSDDVLISIDEEAELVAGQTTDKIEITLRELVGGSINLRDEFYLRFDNAYVVTNEDDDIDIEFEFDSGSIDNVDANVLLKDGDEYILDLDNLYDACEGTYFEEDDEEAWYEILESLTFELELGADADADAGNITLTIESDNLADEEVTFVVGNVTRPFVIEAEPIYLDIGLKEQRTGNIIIKETQEEMLLDGHEIIIGLEDQHIVDAEVNFDANSGIDADISIKDGLIILTIEEESDDVPGQIIVSDLEFDIWAGTPRGEYNLFISGDALDHANKTYNDMEDDAKDQRYDSDEMVEYIEDETTSVKIADYLTVGTGENPEVEKTQIKTIVNFRSGSTTVNGTRVAMTSRPYITPTGWSMIGVRDLALFFGIPEEQISFGHDENNVMTVTIRNGKIAEAGSTLVTVKHGSKILTVNGNPVIMGEAMTIGSDNRAYAPIRPIAEALGLTVSWDGINSIATFSN